In the Coturnix japonica isolate 7356 chromosome 6, Coturnix japonica 2.1, whole genome shotgun sequence genome, one interval contains:
- the ZDHHC16 gene encoding palmitoyltransferase ZDHHC16 isoform X11 has product MFSVAREPAKNPPPIGSQRRGRDVSGIPIGSLLTSGSGGVARPAGSRSAAPRAGPARCAQCAGAGRRALPGAVRAAGTGHGGGRRGAGGRFGAAGMRSRQRMFAAVMRLLLKCLRLGRRRRFKLVRQAGQLWHYGHLCLRSLLYNSFTNGDVVLDSLFEPIYWLVDHVTRWFGVVFVALVIGLTSSIVAIVYICLLPLILQTYTPAWICWHLAYGHWNLIMIVFHYYKAITTSPGYPPQVRLSLGTNEQHSLLQLGTRYQAKNDLTGVSICRKCIAPKPARTHHCSICNRCVLKMDHHCPWLNNCVGHYNHRYFFSFCLFMTMGCIYCSISGWDMFRDAYAAIETYYQTPPPTFSFRQRAFHKSVVYLWVLCSVACCPHHPWGNQH; this is encoded by the exons ATGTTCAGCGTCGCGCGTGAGCCCGCAAAGAACCCTCCTCCTATTGGCTCTCAGCGACGGGGCCGCGATGTAAGCGGCATACCTATTGGTTCTCTTTTAACCTCAGGGAGCGGCGGTGTCGCGCGGCCCGCTGGGAGTCGTAGTGCGGCGCCTCGTGCCGGCCCTGCCCGCTGTGCTCAGTGCGCaggcgcggggcggcgggcgctGCCCGGTGCCGTGAGGGCGGCGGGAACCGGGCatggcggcgggcggcggggagcgggcgGCAG GTTCGGAGCAGCAGGGATGAGGAGCCGGCAGCGGATGTTTGCGGCGGTGATGCGCCTGCTCCTCAAGTGCCTGCGGCTGGGCCGGCGGCGGCGCTTTAAGCTGGTTCGGCAGGCAGGGCAGCTGTGGCACTATGGGCACCTCTGCCTCCGCTCCCTGCTCTACAATTCCTTCACCAACGGCGACGTGGTGCTCGACTCCCTCTTTGAGCCCATCTACTGGCTGGTGGACCACGTCACCCGCTGGTTTGGTGTG GTGTTTGTGGCACTGGTGATAGGCTTGACAAGCTCCATTGTGGCCATCGTATACATCTGCCTGCTGCCCCTCATCCTGCAGACATACACACCTGCGTGGATCTGCTGGCATCTTGCTTACGGACACTGGAACCTCATCATGATAGTCTTCCACTATTACAAGGCCATCACCACTTCTCCTGGGTACCCACCGCAGGTGAGGCTGAGCCTGGGCACcaatgagcagcacagcctcttGCAGCTGGGCACTAGGTAC CAGGCCAAGAACGACCTCACTGGCGTCTCCATCTGCAGGAAATGCATTGCCCCCAAGCCGGCTCGCACCCACCACTGCAGCATCTGCAACAG gTGTGTGCTGAAGATGGACCACCACTGCC CCTGGCTCAACAACTGTGTTGGGCACTACAACCACCGCTActtcttctccttctgcctCTTCATGACCATGGGCTGCATCTACTGCAGCATCAGTGGCTGGGACATGTTCCGGGATGCATATGCAGCTATTGAG ACGTATTACCAGACCCCACCACCCACCTTCTCCTTCCGCCAGCGAGCTTTCCACAAAAGTGTGGTCTACCTCTGGGTCCTGTGCAG TGTGGCATGCTGCCCTCATCACCCGTGGGGAAACCAGCATTGA
- the ZDHHC16 gene encoding palmitoyltransferase ZDHHC16 isoform X9: MFSVAREPAKNPPPIGSQRRGRDVSGIPIGSLLTSGSGGVARPAGSRSAAPRAGPARCAQCAGAGRRALPGAVRAAGTGHGGGRRGAGGRFGAAGMRSRQRMFAAVMRLLLKCLRLGRRRRFKLVRQAGQLWHYGHLCLRSLLYNSFTNGDVVLDSLFEPIYWLVDHVTRWFGVVFVALVIGLTSSIVAIVYICLLPLILQTYTPAWICWHLAYGHWNLIMIVFHYYKAITTSPGYPPQVRLSLGTNEQHSLLQLGTRYQAKNDLTGVSICRKCIAPKPARTHHCSICNRCVLKMDHHCPWLNNCVGHYNHRYFFSFCLFMTMGCIYCSISGWDMFRDAYAAIERMKLLEKERLQVAANQTYYQTPPPTFSFRQRAFHKSVVYLWVLCSVACCPHHPWGNQH; the protein is encoded by the exons ATGTTCAGCGTCGCGCGTGAGCCCGCAAAGAACCCTCCTCCTATTGGCTCTCAGCGACGGGGCCGCGATGTAAGCGGCATACCTATTGGTTCTCTTTTAACCTCAGGGAGCGGCGGTGTCGCGCGGCCCGCTGGGAGTCGTAGTGCGGCGCCTCGTGCCGGCCCTGCCCGCTGTGCTCAGTGCGCaggcgcggggcggcgggcgctGCCCGGTGCCGTGAGGGCGGCGGGAACCGGGCatggcggcgggcggcggggagcgggcgGCAG GTTCGGAGCAGCAGGGATGAGGAGCCGGCAGCGGATGTTTGCGGCGGTGATGCGCCTGCTCCTCAAGTGCCTGCGGCTGGGCCGGCGGCGGCGCTTTAAGCTGGTTCGGCAGGCAGGGCAGCTGTGGCACTATGGGCACCTCTGCCTCCGCTCCCTGCTCTACAATTCCTTCACCAACGGCGACGTGGTGCTCGACTCCCTCTTTGAGCCCATCTACTGGCTGGTGGACCACGTCACCCGCTGGTTTGGTGTG GTGTTTGTGGCACTGGTGATAGGCTTGACAAGCTCCATTGTGGCCATCGTATACATCTGCCTGCTGCCCCTCATCCTGCAGACATACACACCTGCGTGGATCTGCTGGCATCTTGCTTACGGACACTGGAACCTCATCATGATAGTCTTCCACTATTACAAGGCCATCACCACTTCTCCTGGGTACCCACCGCAGGTGAGGCTGAGCCTGGGCACcaatgagcagcacagcctcttGCAGCTGGGCACTAGGTAC CAGGCCAAGAACGACCTCACTGGCGTCTCCATCTGCAGGAAATGCATTGCCCCCAAGCCGGCTCGCACCCACCACTGCAGCATCTGCAACAG gTGTGTGCTGAAGATGGACCACCACTGCC CCTGGCTCAACAACTGTGTTGGGCACTACAACCACCGCTActtcttctccttctgcctCTTCATGACCATGGGCTGCATCTACTGCAGCATCAGTGGCTGGGACATGTTCCGGGATGCATATGCAGCTATTGAG AGAATGAAACTGCTTGAGAAGGAGAGACTGCAGGTGGCCGCCAACCAG ACGTATTACCAGACCCCACCACCCACCTTCTCCTTCCGCCAGCGAGCTTTCCACAAAAGTGTGGTCTACCTCTGGGTCCTGTGCAG TGTGGCATGCTGCCCTCATCACCCGTGGGGAAACCAGCATTGA
- the ZDHHC16 gene encoding palmitoyltransferase ZDHHC16 isoform X5 encodes MFSVAREPAKNPPPIGSQRRGRDVSGIPIGSLLTSGSGGVARPAGSRSAAPRAGPARCAQCAGAGRRALPGAVRAAGTGHGGGRRGAGGRFGAAGMRSRQRMFAAVMRLLLKCLRLGRRRRFKLVRQAGQLWHYGHLCLRSLLYNSFTNGDVVLDSLFEPIYWLVDHVTRWFGVVFVALVIGLTSSIVAIVYICLLPLILQTYTPAWICWHLAYGHWNLIMIVFHYYKAITTSPGYPPQVRLSLGTNEQHSLLQLGTRYQAKNDLTGVSICRKCIAPKPARTHHCSICNRCVLKMDHHCPWLNNCVGHYNHRYFFSFCLFMTMGCIYCSISGWDMFRDAYAAIERMKLLEKERLQVAANQTYYQTPPPTFSFRQRAFHKSVVYLWVLCSSVALALGALTVWHAALITRGETSIERHINKKERQRLQKKGKVFRNPYSYGSWDNWKVFLGVDVPR; translated from the exons ATGTTCAGCGTCGCGCGTGAGCCCGCAAAGAACCCTCCTCCTATTGGCTCTCAGCGACGGGGCCGCGATGTAAGCGGCATACCTATTGGTTCTCTTTTAACCTCAGGGAGCGGCGGTGTCGCGCGGCCCGCTGGGAGTCGTAGTGCGGCGCCTCGTGCCGGCCCTGCCCGCTGTGCTCAGTGCGCaggcgcggggcggcgggcgctGCCCGGTGCCGTGAGGGCGGCGGGAACCGGGCatggcggcgggcggcggggagcgggcgGCAG GTTCGGAGCAGCAGGGATGAGGAGCCGGCAGCGGATGTTTGCGGCGGTGATGCGCCTGCTCCTCAAGTGCCTGCGGCTGGGCCGGCGGCGGCGCTTTAAGCTGGTTCGGCAGGCAGGGCAGCTGTGGCACTATGGGCACCTCTGCCTCCGCTCCCTGCTCTACAATTCCTTCACCAACGGCGACGTGGTGCTCGACTCCCTCTTTGAGCCCATCTACTGGCTGGTGGACCACGTCACCCGCTGGTTTGGTGTG GTGTTTGTGGCACTGGTGATAGGCTTGACAAGCTCCATTGTGGCCATCGTATACATCTGCCTGCTGCCCCTCATCCTGCAGACATACACACCTGCGTGGATCTGCTGGCATCTTGCTTACGGACACTGGAACCTCATCATGATAGTCTTCCACTATTACAAGGCCATCACCACTTCTCCTGGGTACCCACCGCAGGTGAGGCTGAGCCTGGGCACcaatgagcagcacagcctcttGCAGCTGGGCACTAGGTAC CAGGCCAAGAACGACCTCACTGGCGTCTCCATCTGCAGGAAATGCATTGCCCCCAAGCCGGCTCGCACCCACCACTGCAGCATCTGCAACAG gTGTGTGCTGAAGATGGACCACCACTGCC CCTGGCTCAACAACTGTGTTGGGCACTACAACCACCGCTActtcttctccttctgcctCTTCATGACCATGGGCTGCATCTACTGCAGCATCAGTGGCTGGGACATGTTCCGGGATGCATATGCAGCTATTGAG AGAATGAAACTGCTTGAGAAGGAGAGACTGCAGGTGGCCGCCAACCAG ACGTATTACCAGACCCCACCACCCACCTTCTCCTTCCGCCAGCGAGCTTTCCACAAAAGTGTGGTCTACCTCTGGGTCCTGTGCAG CTCAGTAGCATTGGCCCTGGGTGCCCTCACAGTGTGGCATGCTGCCCTCATCACCCGTGGGGAAACCAGCATTGAGAGGCACATCAATAAGAAGGAGAGGCAGCGCCTGCAGAAGAAAGGCAAG GTGTTCAGAAACCCCTACAGTTACGGCAGCTGGGATAACTGGAAGGTGTTTCTGGGAGTGGACGTGCCAAGGTAA